AATACTTGGCTTTTACACCATCTAGGTCTACTTTCGCACTATATTTATTACCACTTTGGTGTTGTAGTACGGTATCACGATCTTTTTTAATATCGGTTGCGTGCGAAATAGAAAGGTCTAGCGTATCGGGATAGGTCAATGGTGTACCATTAAGCAGCTTACCGGTTTGCAGGCTTTGCTCAGGATAATTCAGATAAAAAGTAATATCGCCATTATCTGCAAACTGCATTTCGCCATGTAAGTCTAAATCATAGGTCAGCTTATCGCGTCCAACATCGTGATATAGCGTTTTACCATCCATATACCAATCATCACGTACCACGCTATCGCGAATTTGGTAGGAGTAATACACAAACCAGATGCAGGCAATAACCACGAAAGCTGGCATGCCAATAACAAAGATAATCACCATGTAGTTTTTGTACCACGGCTGGCTATCTTGATGTTTAAAGTTTGGTGATGGAATCTGAGAAGACATAAAACACCTATTAGATGTATCAATTGATAAATCTGACCGTTAATTACGGCCAGTTCGATAATAATCGATAATTATAGCCAGTATAGCTTGATTTATCAGATACTTGCTAAGTGTCTGATAAAAAAAGTCCGTCAGTAGAGCAAGCTAACGAGCGTAGCATTAGCCTACTGACCTTGAGTGGTAAAGACGTTTTCCTTACTGGCTTTATATTCGCCACCTTCACTGACTACATTTAGGGTAACGAGGGTTTGACCCTCATTGATAATAGCAGGGTCACCATAAATACTGACTGGCATATCGTAACTTTCACCTGGATCTAACGGCACGTCATTAAAACGCAGGTGTAGACTCAGACCATCTTGCGGCACTAAGGTAATGACGTAGGTGTGTTCATCTTGAGTTTTATTCGTTAATTTGACGATATAACTGTTTTCAACCATCCCTTGAGCATTGATTGAGGACAGCTGATTACGATCACGACGAATATCAATTTCTAAGGGTACGCGCGAGGTCAAGGCGTATACGACCCCAGTACATAACACTGCAAGCAATACCAAGTAGGCAAATAAACGTGGACTAAATACTCGGCTTTGCTCTTTTTCAGCTAATTGACGTTCTGTCGTATAACGAATCAGCCCGCGCGGATAGCCGACTTTATCCATAACTTCATTACACGCATCGACACAGGCGGCGCATTGGATACAGGCTACTTGCAGGCCATCACGAATATCAATACCAGTGGGGCAGACCTGTACACACATCTGACATTCTATACAGTCCCCTAAATCTTCAGGATTGGTTCCCTTTTTACGTGCACCGCGAGGTTCACCACGCTCATAATCGTAAGAGACAATCAGGGTATCTTTATCAAACATCACACTTTGAAAGCGGCCATAAGGACATATTTGAACACACATCTGCTCGCGCATATAGCCAGCATTGGCATAAGTAGCAAAAGCAAAAATAGATACTGACACCCATATCCACGTTGCCCAATCAGGAAAGGGTATAAATCCTATCATCTGCCAACTTTGATATAGGGCGTCTGTCCCTGACACATAACTGACAAAGGTAGTGGCTGTAATCATGGACAATACAAACCAAATAAAGTAAACCAAGAAGCGCTTAAAAGCTTTACTGGCACTCATCGGCTGTTTATCAAACTTAATACGTTTGTTACGGTCGCCAATCACCCACTTTTCAACATATTGATACAGATGTGTCCAAATCGTCTGTGGACAAGCATAGCCACACCATACGCGCCCAGCATAAACAGTCACCATAAACAAGGTGAAGGCGGCGATAAGCGCAAACGCGGCAATAAAGTAAAAATCTTGAGTCAAAAAGGTGGTACCGAAAATATAATAGTGCTGAGATGGCACATCAAACCATATAGCCTGCCTACCGTTATAGCGTAGCCATGGCAAAATTAAAAATAATGCCAAAAATGAATACATGGTGATAACACGTATATTTTGATAAAAACCTGTAATAAATCTGGGATGAATACGATGTTTGGTAGCATCAAGATCAATCTGTTGTACAGGAATTTTATTGGATGATTGTGCTGACATAAACTTGCCTCTTTAAAAAAAGAATCAGTCTGCTGGCATGAGTAACAAACACCTATTTTTAAAATAAGGTGTGTGAGCTTGCGCTGTTATCAATGTCAGTAAGTAATGAAAGTCTGCTGCATAACCAATGCAAAGCTGCTTCCAACTACTGAATGAGCGATTATAAATAACGGGTATTAGTACTGATATTAGTAATGACTATTTTAACATTCCCCTTGTTATAAATGGGGTTGTAATCCGAAAAAATAATTATTATACAACCATAATTAATGACATGCAGACTATATTGCGTGTAGTTTTCAGCCATTACTAGCCACAAAAGCTAAATATAGTTAAAATACCTTAAAAACGCCACGGTACTGCTGGTATAAGCTTTTTGCAGCCTCTGTCTGCGTAGGCACAGCAAGCAAGAAAAACTTATGCCAGCAGTATGTTATGTATCGATATTACTTTTCATTGACTATACATAAAATATGTTTATTAATAACTGATAAGCGTTAATTGTTTAAAACCCTTCACTTAGTAAGCACTATAAAATTGTTTACATAAAAAAGGAGAACTGCAATGACAGTTCTCCTTTTCTTAAATCTTATCATCCTATGATAGAGCAATGTACCCAAGCACTATTAATTAATAGTAGCCGCTGCAGGCACTGCCGCTTTAGGAGCAACAGTATTAACAGGGATTGAGGTATTGTCAGTTTGGACACCTCGATCCGATAGCGAATACACATACGCAGCAAGTAGCATAATACGCTCATTACCTAGCTTAGTTTCCCACTTCGGCATAACGCCTGCACGACCATAACGTAAAGTATTGCGTACTGTTTCGCGCTCACCACCATATAACCAAGTAGTATCAGTTAAGTTTGGCGCGCCCGCTGAAATCATACCTTTACCTTCTTTACCATGGCATAGCGCACAATTCTGCTGAAAGATAGCTGAGCCTTGGGCTACTAGCATTTTATCAAGCTCGCCGTTACCCTTGTCGCCGTCATTAGACGATAGTGATAAGACGTATTCTGATGCTGCTCGTACGCCTTCTTCACCAATTTGATCACGCCAAGCTGGCATACCGCCAACTCGACCATTGTGTAACGTGGTCAAAATATTGGTAGCTTCACCGCCATATAACCAATCATTATCGGTTAAGTTAGGGTAGCCTGTGGCACCTTTGGCGTTAGAGCCGTGACAAACCGAGCAGTTCTGTAAGTATAGGCGACTACCAACTTTTAGTGCATTTGGGTTTTCGGCAAGCTTCTCAACTGCCGGCGCAAGTGCTGCAATTTTTTCATCGATCTGAGTTTGCAGGTCGGCAGGTGGCGTCTCACTACGACGCATAGTGGCTTGCATATCATTTAGCGTACCCAAGGTCTGGGCCGCACCAGTGGCATTCGCTTTCACCAAAATACTTTTTTCAAAGTTATCAGTGAAGACTTTGTTGTTTTTCTCAAGCTCACTGAACAATTCGTTGCGAGAGGTCCAAGGCACGGTTTCGCCATCGACTTCTACGGTGGCGATACCCTCCCAGTGTTTTGGAAACATACCAGGGAAAAATACCCAGTAGGCGACACCCCAAGCGATAGAACCGAAAAATATCACTAACCACCATTTAGGTAGCGCCTTGTCATATTCTCGGATACCATCATATTCATGGCCTGTCGTACCATCTTCTTCCACTTCTGGCTTATACTTCAGTACCATCAATAAGACGCCGAGAATACCCGCCCAACACATAATACTGAGTATGGTGATCCAAGAACTCCAAAAAAATGTCATGGTTTATCCTTATCACGCTGCTCTTTAGACCAGGCTTCTATATCCTCATCATCAAGCGCAAGTTGTGCATCTTCTTCGAAACGTTTTACATTTTTTGGCGAATACGCCCACCATGCAATGCCTACAAAGGCAACAAAGGCGGACACAGTCGCAATAATTTGTAATTCAATAACATTATCCATTAGCGCTGTCCTTCCATCGCAGTACCCAGTTGCTGAAGATAGGCAACTAAGGCATCTAGCTCAGTGGCGCCAAGCACAGCATCAGGTGCTCCTGCAATATCTTCTTCAGTGTAAGGTACACCGAAGCGATCACGGAATAGGCGCATTTTGGATTGAATCTTCGCTCCGCTGACTTCGTTAGTAGCAAGCCAAGGGAAACCGGGCATAATTGATTCAGGGACCAGTGAGCGTGGGTTAATTAAATGTTGCTTTTGCCAATCCTCAGAGTAACGTCCACCAACTCGTGCTAAATCTGGTCCTGTACGTTTTGATCCCCATAAGAATGGGTGATCCCACGTCGACTCAGCAGCACGCGAGTAGGGCCCGTAACGCTCAACTTCTGCACGTAATGGACGAACCATTTGGGTATGACAAACATGGCAACCTTCACGAATGTAGATGTCACGACCTTCAAACTCAAGCGCGGTCCAAGGTTCCATAGACGGTAGAGGCGCATTCACCCCACCATCTTCAGGGCCCTTGTTATCATATATCAGCGGTACAATTTCAACTAGCGTTGCAAAGCTAATAGCAATAACGATAAAGATGACCAACAAGCCTGTATTTTTTTCAATAATTTCATGCGGTGTACCAGCCATGATCGCTCCTTATACGTTAGCAGTCGAGGTTTCATCTACACTAGATTTGTGATCGGTTGGATCCGCAACATCTACAGGTTTACCTTCTGGCATTTTCAGCGTCCGATAGACGTTATAGGCCATAACAAACATACCTGAGACATAAAGCAAACCACCAAAAGCACGACCAATATATGGGAAATGCGAGAACTCAACGGTATCAATGAAGCTATATACTAAAGTACCATCGGGGTTCGTCGCTAACCACATCATGCCCTGACCAATACCTGAGATCCACATTGAGACAATATAGAAGATAGTCCCTGCCGTTGCTAGCCAAAAATGCGTCGTGATTAAGCTGATAGAATACATTTTCGGTTTGTTATAAATACGCGGTATTAGTACGTACAACGAACCAATGGTAATCATACCAACCCAGCCAAGTGCACCTGAGTGTACATGTCCGATAGTCCAATCCGTATTGTGCGACAGCGCGTTGACCGTCTTGATAGACATCATCGGGCCTTCGAATGTTGACATCGCGTAGAACGACAATGCCACAATCATAAAGCGAATAATCGGATCGGTACGTAATTTATCCCAGCTGCCTGATAGGGTAAGTACACCATTAATCATACCGCCCCAAGAAGGTGCGAATAGAATAATAGAGAATACCATTGCTAGTGACTGTGTCCAATCTGGAAGCGCTGAATAATGTAAATGGTGACCACCCGCCCACATATAAGAAGCAATT
The sequence above is a segment of the Psychrobacter sp. PL19 genome. Coding sequences within it:
- a CDS encoding FixH family protein, giving the protein MSSQIPSPNFKHQDSQPWYKNYMVIIFVIGMPAFVVIACIWFVYYSYQIRDSVVRDDWYMDGKTLYHDVGRDKLTYDLDLHGEMQFADNGDITFYLNYPEQSLQTGKLLNGTPLTYPDTLDLSISHATDIKKDRDTVLQHQSGNKYSAKVDLDGVKAKYYLQVSHNGKDDWRMQDVAKLPRPEVSFDPLPVFAKS
- the ccoG gene encoding cytochrome c oxidase accessory protein CcoG, with translation MSAQSSNKIPVQQIDLDATKHRIHPRFITGFYQNIRVITMYSFLALFLILPWLRYNGRQAIWFDVPSQHYYIFGTTFLTQDFYFIAAFALIAAFTLFMVTVYAGRVWCGYACPQTIWTHLYQYVEKWVIGDRNKRIKFDKQPMSASKAFKRFLVYFIWFVLSMITATTFVSYVSGTDALYQSWQMIGFIPFPDWATWIWVSVSIFAFATYANAGYMREQMCVQICPYGRFQSVMFDKDTLIVSYDYERGEPRGARKKGTNPEDLGDCIECQMCVQVCPTGIDIRDGLQVACIQCAACVDACNEVMDKVGYPRGLIRYTTERQLAEKEQSRVFSPRLFAYLVLLAVLCTGVVYALTSRVPLEIDIRRDRNQLSSINAQGMVENSYIVKLTNKTQDEHTYVITLVPQDGLSLHLRFNDVPLDPGESYDMPVSIYGDPAIINEGQTLVTLNVVSEGGEYKASKENVFTTQGQ
- the ccoP gene encoding cytochrome-c oxidase, cbb3-type subunit III encodes the protein MTFFWSSWITILSIMCWAGILGVLLMVLKYKPEVEEDGTTGHEYDGIREYDKALPKWWLVIFFGSIAWGVAYWVFFPGMFPKHWEGIATVEVDGETVPWTSRNELFSELEKNNKVFTDNFEKSILVKANATGAAQTLGTLNDMQATMRRSETPPADLQTQIDEKIAALAPAVEKLAENPNALKVGSRLYLQNCSVCHGSNAKGATGYPNLTDNDWLYGGEATNILTTLHNGRVGGMPAWRDQIGEEGVRAASEYVLSLSSNDGDKGNGELDKMLVAQGSAIFQQNCALCHGKEGKGMISAGAPNLTDTTWLYGGERETVRNTLRYGRAGVMPKWETKLGNERIMLLAAYVYSLSDRGVQTDNTSIPVNTVAPKAAVPAAATIN
- a CDS encoding cbb3-type cytochrome oxidase subunit 3 — protein: MDNVIELQIIATVSAFVAFVGIAWWAYSPKNVKRFEEDAQLALDDEDIEAWSKEQRDKDKP
- the ccoO gene encoding cytochrome-c oxidase, cbb3-type subunit II, coding for MAGTPHEIIEKNTGLLVIFIVIAISFATLVEIVPLIYDNKGPEDGGVNAPLPSMEPWTALEFEGRDIYIREGCHVCHTQMVRPLRAEVERYGPYSRAAESTWDHPFLWGSKRTGPDLARVGGRYSEDWQKQHLINPRSLVPESIMPGFPWLATNEVSGAKIQSKMRLFRDRFGVPYTEEDIAGAPDAVLGATELDALVAYLQQLGTAMEGQR